One Oncorhynchus masou masou isolate Uvic2021 chromosome 2, UVic_Omas_1.1, whole genome shotgun sequence genomic region harbors:
- the LOC135558070 gene encoding serum amyloid A-5 protein-like, which yields MKLLLAGLVLTLIVGAQAQWYHFPGEAARGARDMWRAYGDMKDANWKNSDKYFHARGNYDAARRGPGGRWAATVISDGREMVQGSSGRGHEDSAADQEANRWGRNGGDPNRFRPQGLPKNY from the exons ATGAAGCTGCTTCTAGCTGGACTTGTTCTGACCCTTATTGTGGGGGCTCAAGCTCAGTGGTACCACTTCCCTGGTGAAGCTGCTCGAG GTGCTAGAGACATGTGGCGTGCATATGGCGACATGAAGGACGCCAACTGGAAAAACTCAGACAAGTACTTCCACGCTCGGGGCAACTATGATGCTGCCAGGAGAGGACCAGGGGGCAGGTGGGCAGCAACAGTCATCAG TGATGGCCGGGAGATGGTTCAGGGTTCCAGTGGTCGAGGACATGAGGACTCAGCAGCTGACCAGGAGGCTAACCGCTGGGGACGTAATGGAGGGGACCCCAACCGATTCAGACCCCAAGGACTCCCCAAGAACTACTGA